From Longimicrobiaceae bacterium:
CTCGAAGGCGAGCAGGTCGAAGCCGGTGAGGATGGCGTAGTTGAGGGCGGTGACCAGGAGGGCGAGGAGGACGCGCAGCGGCGGCAGGGCGCGGAGCGACGCCACCACCTCGCGGTAGCGGACCTCGCGCAGCTCCTCGTTGAGCACCCACACCGCGGCCACCAGGAGCGCCGCCCCGACCGCCGGGGACACCCATCGCCAGCGCCGCTCCGGCTGGGAGACTGCCGCTGGAACGCTCTCGGCTGCGATGCTCAAGTTCGAACGGATTCCGTCTGGACGGGAACGATCGGCGCGGGGCATGCGACCCCGGCTCGGACCCACCCCGGAGCGGCTGGCGGCGGGAAACCGTCCCGTGTACCCTCGTCTCCGGGAACTGATCCCGCGGGCACCCTCCACCACCCATACTCCGCCTATTTTACGGCACTTTCTGACACGAAACGGTGCACCATGCTGGTACACCCTCTCGTCCAACTGCACCATTCTGGTGCAGTTGTCCAGGGCCGGGGCGAGCGCCCCGAAACCCCCGAAGTGATTGGACAGCATGGCGTTAGGCTCCGGCGGCACGGGTCGGACCCGATGTTGCCGCGGCCGAGGGCAGTCGGCCGGCGACCGGCCGCGGACCCGTCCGGGACGGCCGCACCCCCTTCCACACGGGAAGGGGGACGCGGGCGCCCACCCAACCAAGGAGGCTGTACATGCGCCGCACGATCCCCCTGGCTGCGCTCGTCACCGCACTTGGTCTCGCCGCCTGCGACGAGGCTCCCACCCTGGCTCCGGAGGCTGCCGGGCCCAGCGCCGCGCAGTCCGAGAACGCGCCCATCTACCTGGTCACCTTCCGGGACGGGGTGGACGTGCAGAGCACGGCCGCGGAGATGGCGCGCAACGGCGGCTTCATGCTACGCTACGTGCGCCAGCACGCGGCACGCGGCTTCTCCGCCGTGATCCCGGCCGCGCACGTGGACGCCGTCCGGAACGACCCGCGCGTGGCGCTGGTGGAGAAGGACGGGCCCGTCTCGCTCATCCGGCCGGTGGAGGGGAACGCCCGCCCGGGCGGCGGCGGAGGCGGCGGGCAGACGACGCCCTGGGGGATCACCCGGATCGGCGGGGCCGGCGACGGCACCGGGAAGACGGCCTGGGTCATCGATTCCGGCATCGACCTCGCCCACGCCGACCTGAACACCAGCCGCAACTGCCACGTCCACTACGCCGGGCGCGACCCGAGCGACGGCAACGGGCACGGCACGCACGTGGCCGGCACCATCGCCGCCAAGAACAACGGGATCGACGTGGTGGGCGTGGCGGCCAACGCCTACGTCTGCTCGGTGCGCGTGCTCGGCAACAGCGGGAGCGGCACCTGGGAGGGCGTCGTCAACGGCGTCAACTTCGTGGCGGCCAACGGCGTCGCCGGCGAGGTGGCCAACATGAGCCTGGGCGGCAGCGGCTCCAACGCCACGCTGGAGAAGGCGGTCCTGGACGCGGCGGCCAAGGGGATCATCTTCACGATCGCGGCCGGGAACGACGGCGACGACGCGAGCAAGTACACCCCGGCCCGGGTCAACGGCCCGAACGTCTTCACCATCTCCGCGATCGGGACCAACGACTGCCTGACCTCCTGGTCCAACTACGGGCTGGGCGTGGACTTCGCGGCCCCGGGCGCGAGCATCCTCTCCACCCGCAAGGGCGGCGGCACCACCACCATGAGCGGCACCTCGATGGCCGCCCCGCACGCGGCCGGCGTCCTGCTCCTCGGCAAGGCCAACACGAGCGGCTTCGCCTGCGGCGACCCGGACGGCGTGCCGGATCCCATCATCCACCGGTGAGCCGGCAGGGTTCTGCCTGAGCTGAGATTGGAGAGCCGGGATCCTCGTGATGGGTCCCGGCTCTTTTCGTATGGCTGGACCGGCGGGGGTTGGGCGTGCCCCCGGCTTCGCCGGGGTCGGGCTGCGGCGCCGTAGAGCACGATACGACCGTGCTCAACGGCGGCGAGCCTCCGCAAACAGCCGCGGAGTCTCGCCCCTGACGGGCTCGCATCCCTCACGCGACCGGCGCTGGAGCGGCATTGTCCATGGGCGCGCGGGGCGATACAATCCCGTGGACGGTCCCCTCCCGCTGGCGTGCACGCCTCCTCCTCCCCGTTCCGTGGATTCAGCCCGCTATCTCGTGATCCTCAACCCCGCCGCGGGGCGGGGCGCCGCGGCGCGTGCGGGCAGCGCGATCGGCTCCGTGCTGAAAGCGGCCGGCGTCCGCCACCACGTCGTGCCCACGCAGGCGCGGGGGCATGCGACCGAGATCGCCCTGCGCGCGGCGGGCGAGGGGTGGACGGCGGTCGTGGCGGCCGGGGGCGACGGAACGGTGCACGAGGTGGCGAACGGGCTGCTCCGCGAGGCGGGGGACGGGCCCACCGTGCCGATGGGGATCGTCCCGGTGGGGAGCGGCAACGACTTCGCCAAGCTGGTGGGCGCCCCCACGGACGCCGCCGCCGCCACGCGCCGGCTCCTGCAGGCCACCCCGCGCCGGGTGGACGCGGGACGCGTGGGGGACCGCTTCTTCACCAACGGCGTGGGGATCGGGCTGGACGCGCGGGTGGGGATCGAGGCCGCGAAGGTCCGGCGCCTGCGCGGGATCGCCATCTACCTGTGGGCGCTGGCGCGGGTGCTCCCCCGCTTCCGCCCGCCCCGGATGCGGGTGGAGCTGGACGGAGTCCTGGTGGCGGACGGCCCGCTGACGCTGGTGACCGCGGCGAACGGCGGGTGCCACGGCGGGGGGTTCTGGATCTGCCCGGCGGCGCGGATCGACGACGGCGAGCTGGACGTGGCCGTCGCCGACGCGCTCGGCACGCTGGGGATCCTGGACCTCCTCCCCCGCGTGATGCGCGGGACGCACGTGGGACGGCCGAGGGTGCGGATGCTCCGCGCCCGCCGCATCCGCGTCACCAGCCCGGACCCGCTCCCCGTCCACGCCGATGGCGAGATCCTCTCGGAAGCCGCGCACGAGCTGGAGATCAAGGTGCTGCCGGGGAGGCTGACGGTGCTGGGATAGGAAGTGCGAGGTGCGAAGTGCGGGAGTCAGGCGCCCCCGCCGGGATATCCCGGTGGGGGCGTCGTGTCGTGCCCGCCTCTCGCCTGCAGGGTGGGGCCGGGGGAGGGGGCCGCCGTTGCGGGCCGTTTCCTATTCCCTAGCCCTCCACCATCCGCCCCTCGCGGATGAACACCATCCGGTCGCCCAGCCTCTCGGCCTCCTCGCGGTCGTGGGTGACGAAGACGAAGGGGATGCGCCAGGTGTCGTGGGCGGCCAGCACCTCGTCCTGCACGGCGCGGCGGGTGTCGGCATCCAGGGAGGAGAAGGGCTCGTCCAGCAGGAGCACGGCGGGGTCGCTCATCAGGGCGCGCGCGAGCGCCACCCGCTGCGCCTCGCCGCCGGAGAGCTCGGCGGGGTAGCGGCGCGCCAGGTGGGCGATGCGGAAGCGGGCGAGGAGGCGCTCCAGCCGCTCGCGCGCCTCCGCACCCTCCGCGCGGGCGCCGAAGAGCACGTTGGCGCGCACGTCCAGGTGCGGGAAGAGGGCCAGGTCCTGGAACACGAAGCCGCAGCGCCGCTCCCGCGGGGGGACCCACACGCGCCGCTCGCGGGAGACCAGCGTCCGCCCGTCCAGCACGATCTCCCCGGCGTCGGGGCGCTCCAGCCCGGCGACCAGCCGCAGCGTCATGGTCTTCCCCGCCCCGGAGGGGCCGAAGAGGACCAGCACCTCGTCGCGCACCGTGAAGTCCACCTCCAGGACGAAGTCCGGGAGCCGCTTCCGCGCCCGCACCTCAAGCACGCCGCCCGCCCTTCCGCCACCCCGGCACGCGCCGCCGGGTCCAGGCATTCAGCCCCACCACCATCGCCATGCTCGCCGCGCTGATGAGGAGCGCGTAGGCTCCGGCCGTCCGCATCTCCCCCGCATCGGCGGCGAAGTAGATCGCGAGCGGGACGGTGGTGGTCTCCCCCGGGATGTTGCCGGCCACCATCACCGTGGCCCCGAACTCCCCGAGCGCCCGCGCGAAGGCCAGCGTCGTCCCCGCCACCAGCCCCGGCCAGGCGAGCGGGAGGGTGACGGTGGCGAAGACGCGCGCCTCCCCCGCGCCCAGGGTGCGCGCGGCGTCCTCCAGCCGGCGGTCCACGGCCTGGAAGGCGGCCTTGGCGCTCATGTACATCAGCGGGAACGACACCACCGCCGCAGCGAGCACGGCGGCGTGCAGGGTGAAGACGAGCTGCACGCCGAAGGCGCGCTCCAGCAGCGCGCCGACGGGGCCGTTGCGCCCCAGGAGCACCAGGAGCAGGAAGCCCGTCACCACGGGCGGGAGGACC
This genomic window contains:
- a CDS encoding diacylglycerol kinase family protein, whose protein sequence is MAGPAGVGRAPGFAGVGLRRRRARYDRAQRRRASANSRGVSPLTGSHPSRDRRWSGIVHGRAGRYNPVDGPLPLACTPPPPRSVDSARYLVILNPAAGRGAAARAGSAIGSVLKAAGVRHHVVPTQARGHATEIALRAAGEGWTAVVAAGGDGTVHEVANGLLREAGDGPTVPMGIVPVGSGNDFAKLVGAPTDAAAATRRLLQATPRRVDAGRVGDRFFTNGVGIGLDARVGIEAAKVRRLRGIAIYLWALARVLPRFRPPRMRVELDGVLVADGPLTLVTAANGGCHGGGFWICPAARIDDGELDVAVADALGTLGILDLLPRVMRGTHVGRPRVRMLRARRIRVTSPDPLPVHADGEILSEAAHELEIKVLPGRLTVLG
- a CDS encoding S8 family serine peptidase, whose translation is MRRTIPLAALVTALGLAACDEAPTLAPEAAGPSAAQSENAPIYLVTFRDGVDVQSTAAEMARNGGFMLRYVRQHAARGFSAVIPAAHVDAVRNDPRVALVEKDGPVSLIRPVEGNARPGGGGGGGQTTPWGITRIGGAGDGTGKTAWVIDSGIDLAHADLNTSRNCHVHYAGRDPSDGNGHGTHVAGTIAAKNNGIDVVGVAANAYVCSVRVLGNSGSGTWEGVVNGVNFVAANGVAGEVANMSLGGSGSNATLEKAVLDAAAKGIIFTIAAGNDGDDASKYTPARVNGPNVFTISAIGTNDCLTSWSNYGLGVDFAAPGASILSTRKGGGTTTMSGTSMAAPHAAGVLLLGKANTSGFACGDPDGVPDPIIHR
- the modB gene encoding molybdate ABC transporter permease subunit, which translates into the protein MTLDWQPVLLSLRVALASLLLVATAGTLAARAMTRRDFPGKDVLDGLLVLPLVLPPVVTGFLLLVLLGRNGPVGALLERAFGVQLVFTLHAAVLAAAVVSFPLMYMSAKAAFQAVDRRLEDAARTLGAGEARVFATVTLPLAWPGLVAGTTLAFARALGEFGATVMVAGNIPGETTTVPLAIYFAADAGEMRTAGAYALLISAASMAMVVGLNAWTRRRVPGWRKGGRRA
- a CDS encoding ATP-binding cassette domain-containing protein; amino-acid sequence: MLEVRARKRLPDFVLEVDFTVRDEVLVLFGPSGAGKTMTLRLVAGLERPDAGEIVLDGRTLVSRERRVWVPPRERRCGFVFQDLALFPHLDVRANVLFGARAEGAEARERLERLLARFRIAHLARRYPAELSGGEAQRVALARALMSDPAVLLLDEPFSSLDADTRRAVQDEVLAAHDTWRIPFVFVTHDREEAERLGDRMVFIREGRMVEG